A window of Callospermophilus lateralis isolate mCalLat2 chromosome 17, mCalLat2.hap1, whole genome shotgun sequence contains these coding sequences:
- the Ark2c gene encoding E3 ubiquitin-protein ligase ARK2C, with product MVLVHVGYLVLPVFGSVRNRGAPFQRSQHPHATSCRHFHLGPPQPQQLAPDFPLAHPVQSQPGLSAHMAPAHQHSGALHQSLTPLPTLQFQDVTGPSFLPQALHQQYLLQQQLLEAQHRRLVSHPRRSQERVSVHPHRLHPSFDFGHQLQTPQPRYLAEGTDWDLSVDAGLSPAQFQVRPLPQHYQHYLATPRMHHFPRNSSSTQMVVHEIRNYPYPQLHFLALQGLNPSRHTSAVRESYEELLQLEDRLGNVTRGAVQNTIERFTFPHKYKKRRPQDGKGKKDEGEESDTDEKCTICLSMLEDGEDVRRLPCMHLFHQLCVDQWLAMSKKCPICRVDIETQLGADS from the exons GTGCCCCCTTTCAAAGGTCTCAGCATCCTCACGCTACCTCCTGCCGCCACTTCCATCTCGGCCCTCCGCAGCCGCAGCAGCTCGCCCCAGACTTCCCGCTGGCCCACCCCGTGCAGTCGCAGCCGGGCCTCAGCGCCCACATGGCCCCGGCCCACCAGCACAGCGGCGCCCTCCACCAGTCGCTGACCCCGCTGCCCACCCTGCAGTTCCAGGACGTCACAGGTCCCTCCTTCCTACCTCAGGCCCTGCACCAGCAATACCTCCTGCAGCAGCAGCTCCTGGAAGCCCAGCACCGCAGGCTCGTCTCGCACCCCAG GCGGAGTCAGGAGCGTGTGTCCGTCCATCCCCACCGCCTCCACCCCAGCTTCGACTTCGGCCACCAACTGCAGACgcctcagcccaggtatttggctGAGGGCACTGACTG GGATCTCAGTGTGGACGCTGGCTTGAGTCCTGCTCAGTTCCAGGTGCGGCCCCTCCCGCAGCACTATCAGCATTACCTAGCCACTCCGCGAATGCACCACTTTCCCAGGAACTCCTCCTCCACGCAGATG GTTGTCCATGAAATCCGCAACTATCCTTACCCCCAGCTTCACTTCCTCGCTCTCCAGGGGCTAAATCCCAGCAGACACACTTCTGCCGTGCGGGAGAGCTATGAG GAGCTGCTGCAGCTGGAGGACAGGTTGGGAAACGTGACCCGGGGAGCTGTGCAGAACACCATTGAGAGGTTCACCTTCCCCCACAAGTACAAGAAG AGAAGACCCCAGGATGGCAAGGGCAAGAAGGATGAGGGCGAAGAGTCTGACACAGATGAGAAATGCACAATTTGTCTGTCTATGCTGGAAGATGGAGAAGACGTGAG ACGCCTACCCTGTATGCATCTCTTCCACCAACTCTGCGTGGACCAGTGGCTCGCCATGAGCAAGAAATGCCCCATCTGCCGAGTGGACATTGAGACACAACTGGGAGCTGACAGCTGA